Proteins from a single region of Bdellovibrio bacteriovorus HD100:
- the serA gene encoding phosphoglycerate dehydrogenase, translating into MSAQRILLVENIHTVAKERLEEEGYKVDLITHAPSEDELLKILPNYDVLGIRSKTEVTKKVLDSNKHLVTIGCFCIGTNQVDLLTARERGIPVFNAPHSNTRSVAELVIAEMISLSRQLGDRNTQAHLGEWVKSAVGSKEVRGKTLGIVGYGHIGSQVSILAESMGLKVLFYDVLKKLPLGNAMVQNSLEDLLRSSDFVTLHVPETPETKDMIGARELSMMKKGSFLINASRGTVVVIDDLVKSLQEKHLAGCAIDVFPEEPASNKEKFKSPLQGIPNVILTPHIAGSTEEAQYAIGLEVAESFRRYLKIGSSPGAVNFPNVDLPVKQGTSRILNVHRNEPGVLGEINGLISKAGANIEGQYLSTDEKIGYLVMDLHSSQAHTLAADIEKLSRSIRTRVVY; encoded by the coding sequence ATGAGCGCTCAAAGAATCTTGTTGGTTGAAAACATTCACACCGTTGCGAAGGAAAGGCTGGAGGAAGAAGGCTACAAAGTCGATCTTATCACACATGCTCCTTCCGAGGACGAACTGCTGAAAATTCTTCCGAACTATGATGTGCTGGGGATCCGTTCTAAAACGGAAGTCACCAAAAAAGTTCTGGATTCCAACAAGCATCTGGTCACCATTGGCTGCTTCTGTATTGGAACAAATCAAGTGGACCTTCTGACCGCGCGCGAGCGGGGTATTCCGGTGTTCAATGCTCCTCATTCTAACACTCGTTCCGTGGCGGAACTGGTCATTGCGGAAATGATTTCATTGTCCCGTCAACTGGGCGACCGAAACACCCAAGCTCATTTGGGCGAGTGGGTGAAGTCTGCCGTGGGTTCGAAAGAAGTCCGTGGCAAAACATTGGGGATCGTGGGTTATGGTCACATCGGAAGTCAGGTCAGCATTCTGGCTGAATCCATGGGCTTGAAAGTGCTGTTCTATGATGTGCTGAAGAAACTTCCACTGGGGAATGCCATGGTACAGAACTCGCTGGAAGATCTTTTGCGCAGTTCAGACTTTGTGACATTGCACGTGCCTGAAACTCCGGAAACCAAAGACATGATTGGCGCCCGTGAACTGTCGATGATGAAAAAAGGCAGCTTCCTGATCAACGCCAGCCGTGGCACCGTGGTGGTGATTGACGATCTGGTGAAGTCCCTTCAGGAAAAACATCTGGCGGGTTGTGCGATCGACGTGTTTCCGGAAGAGCCGGCATCGAACAAAGAAAAATTCAAATCCCCATTGCAGGGAATTCCCAACGTGATTCTGACTCCGCACATCGCGGGCAGCACGGAAGAAGCCCAGTATGCCATCGGCCTTGAAGTGGCGGAAAGCTTCCGTCGTTATCTGAAAATCGGTTCTTCGCCGGGGGCGGTGAATTTCCCGAATGTGGATCTGCCCGTGAAGCAAGGGACATCCCGTATTTTGAACGTGCACCGCAATGAGCCGGGTGTCTTGGGTGAAATCAACGGCTTGATTTCCAAAGCCGGTGCGAATATCGAAGGTCAGTATCTGTCGACGGATGAAAAGATCGGTTATCTGGTCATGGACTTGCATTCAAGTCAGGCGCACACACTGGCGGCGGATATCGAGAAACTTTCCCGTTCCATCCGCACACGCGTGGTTTACTAG
- a CDS encoding sigma-54-dependent transcriptional regulator, producing MATTRVFSLLIVDDDPLIHQSLKLSLPNHWKVFSAPTLEAIQYERFYHAAFVDMHLEPGSTKAVGPTVIEKLVKHNNQLEVVAMSGDLSRPLMESCLKAGAQRFLAKPLMPEEILLVLEKIEALWDLRSVDPAANRKSTRWVGTSQASQKIKKRIADLRGETSPVLIEGETGCGKEVVSRLLHEQEGERPFIAVNVASIPENLFESEMFGHIKGAFTGADQNKVGLTEAAHGGDLFLDEIEALPLTQQAKLLRFLETGEVRKVGAKETTQVKTRVIVASNKPLEKMVAAGEFREDLLYRLASQRIQLTPLRDRLEDINELAAHFLDAERPRRNKSFTEDGLEALKKYNWPGNVRELKRVCEQLSLTSPLPFIRGEDVAAWLKPAATAPSAPSYTVIDFNKGLNNLVEEFEAHAIKTCLKQTTDIEEAARVLQISRSSLYKKIKDYKIEEEPS from the coding sequence ATGGCAACAACTCGAGTATTCTCTCTACTTATCGTCGATGATGATCCACTGATTCATCAGTCGTTGAAGCTGTCCCTGCCGAACCATTGGAAGGTTTTCTCAGCTCCCACTTTGGAAGCCATTCAGTACGAGCGTTTTTATCATGCGGCTTTCGTCGATATGCATTTGGAGCCGGGCTCTACCAAAGCCGTGGGCCCGACGGTGATCGAAAAACTGGTCAAGCACAACAATCAACTGGAAGTCGTCGCGATGTCCGGGGACCTGAGCCGTCCCCTGATGGAAAGCTGTCTGAAAGCCGGCGCCCAAAGATTTTTAGCCAAGCCCCTGATGCCGGAAGAAATTCTGCTGGTGCTGGAAAAAATCGAAGCCCTGTGGGATCTGCGCAGTGTGGACCCTGCTGCCAACCGCAAATCCACGCGTTGGGTGGGAACGTCCCAAGCTTCACAAAAAATCAAAAAACGCATCGCCGATCTGCGGGGTGAAACCAGCCCTGTTCTGATCGAGGGTGAAACCGGCTGCGGTAAGGAAGTTGTTTCCCGCCTGCTGCATGAACAAGAAGGCGAACGCCCGTTCATCGCGGTGAACGTCGCCAGCATCCCCGAAAATCTTTTTGAATCCGAAATGTTTGGTCATATCAAAGGCGCCTTCACGGGCGCGGACCAAAATAAAGTGGGTCTGACTGAAGCGGCCCACGGTGGTGATTTGTTCCTGGATGAAATCGAGGCTCTGCCTCTGACCCAGCAGGCAAAACTTTTGCGCTTCCTGGAAACCGGTGAAGTTCGCAAAGTCGGCGCGAAAGAAACAACACAGGTGAAAACCCGCGTGATCGTGGCCAGCAACAAACCGCTGGAAAAAATGGTCGCCGCCGGAGAATTCCGCGAAGACCTTTTGTACCGTCTGGCGTCCCAGCGCATTCAGCTGACTCCGCTGCGGGACCGCCTTGAAGACATCAACGAACTGGCCGCGCACTTCCTGGATGCGGAACGCCCGCGCCGTAACAAGTCTTTCACTGAAGACGGACTGGAAGCTTTGAAAAAGTACAACTGGCCCGGAAACGTGCGTGAGCTAAAACGCGTGTGCGAACAGCTAAGCCTGACTTCGCCACTGCCTTTTATTCGCGGCGAAGATGTGGCGGCCTGGCTGAAGCCGGCAGCGACTGCGCCCAGCGCCCCGTCTTACACAGTCATTGATTTCAACAAAGGTTTAAACAATCTGGTCGAGGAATTTGAAGCCCACGCCATCAAGACCTGCCTGAAACAGACCACGGACATTGAAGAGGCTGCGCGCGTCTTGCAAATATCGCGTTCCAGCCTTTACAAGAAAATCAAAGACTACAAAATTGAAGAGGAACCTTCGTAA
- a CDS encoding phosphatidate cytidylyltransferase encodes MDFFALDLPIRIAMPTAWENHIYRQTVLIVLSIIFASGLIVFFFRQKNYYFVQSWASIKSWLIAAPLMFLAMGMPEPWPLVALTALAILGAKIFFQIMGMFHRSYFVMICYAGIIGLGICAWYDRLDVYNAMPMVVLGLSCLVPLVKNSYKRMIQYISLTLLAFIFLGWSFMHLGLIMKMPNGVFQVMYLVILTEFCDNTNLAVSRYIGGWKMFPGINPRRTVGSTIVSALLTLFLAGCMRFLLPDGSEKYWLASGLVASMGGFVGDYLMTVVRRDAGMKTVGPFIIGRGDFLHRMDRLIFVAPIYYYVMTVIL; translated from the coding sequence ATGGATTTTTTTGCTCTGGATCTTCCCATCCGCATTGCCATGCCAACGGCCTGGGAAAACCACATTTACCGCCAGACAGTTCTGATCGTTCTGTCGATCATCTTTGCTTCGGGCCTGATCGTCTTTTTCTTCCGTCAGAAGAACTATTACTTCGTTCAATCCTGGGCCAGCATCAAATCCTGGCTGATTGCCGCGCCACTGATGTTCCTTGCCATGGGGATGCCGGAACCTTGGCCCTTGGTGGCCCTGACCGCTCTGGCCATTCTGGGGGCGAAGATCTTCTTCCAGATCATGGGGATGTTCCATCGCAGTTACTTCGTGATGATTTGTTACGCCGGCATTATCGGATTGGGTATCTGTGCATGGTATGACCGTCTGGATGTCTATAATGCCATGCCAATGGTGGTGCTGGGGCTTTCCTGCCTGGTGCCTTTGGTGAAAAACTCTTACAAGCGCATGATTCAGTATATATCCCTGACCTTGCTGGCATTTATTTTCTTGGGCTGGTCGTTCATGCACTTGGGTTTGATTATGAAAATGCCGAACGGCGTTTTCCAGGTGATGTACCTGGTGATCCTGACTGAGTTCTGCGACAACACCAACTTGGCCGTCAGCCGTTATATTGGCGGCTGGAAAATGTTCCCGGGCATCAACCCACGCCGTACCGTCGGCAGTACCATTGTGTCAGCCCTGCTGACGCTGTTCCTGGCGGGCTGTATGCGCTTCTTGTTGCCGGATGGCTCTGAGAAGTACTGGTTGGCTTCAGGTTTGGTTGCATCTATGGGTGGTTTCGTCGGGGATTACCTGATGACGGTGGTTCGTCGTGATGCCGGCATGAAAACCGTGGGGCCGTTCATCATCGGCCGTGGTGACTTCCTTCACCGCATGGACCGTCTGATCTTTGTTGCCCCGATTTATTATTACGTGATGACGGTAATTCTATGA
- a CDS encoding lysophospholipid acyltransferase family protein, producing MKDWNYENEQWTKLPTYLKHLPLFTRHIDLFSVCMRFLWSVILKNILYKFYIRLEVRGTPFAEIYRTQPKLIIISNHASHLDAVSIAASIPRRYWLNLYIAAAKDYFFSNPVFMFFSQHCLGAIPIDRKDRKGEAINLILKLLTELPRMWLIIFPEGTRSKDGKIQEFKRGVSIFSERTQTPLLFTYLDGVMELWPKGQSMPRPGKLILHVGPVHPPGPIQEVYAAYKSWVLTINPDAFPAVPVEEKPHEPDNDSN from the coding sequence ATGAAGGACTGGAACTACGAAAACGAACAGTGGACCAAGCTTCCCACTTATCTGAAGCATCTGCCGCTTTTCACCCGCCACATTGACCTGTTCAGTGTGTGCATGCGTTTTCTGTGGTCTGTGATCCTGAAGAACATCCTGTACAAGTTCTATATCCGCCTGGAAGTCCGCGGCACCCCGTTTGCGGAAATTTACAGAACCCAGCCGAAACTGATCATTATCAGCAACCACGCCAGTCACCTGGATGCGGTGTCCATCGCCGCCTCCATTCCAAGACGTTACTGGCTGAATCTGTACATCGCGGCGGCGAAGGATTATTTCTTCAGCAACCCGGTGTTCATGTTCTTTTCCCAGCACTGCCTGGGTGCGATTCCGATTGACCGCAAAGACCGTAAGGGTGAGGCGATCAATCTGATTCTGAAACTTCTGACAGAGCTGCCACGCATGTGGCTGATCATCTTCCCGGAAGGCACCCGCTCCAAAGACGGTAAGATTCAGGAATTTAAACGGGGCGTTTCTATTTTTTCGGAACGCACCCAAACACCATTGCTGTTCACCTATTTGGATGGCGTGATGGAACTTTGGCCCAAGGGTCAATCCATGCCCCGCCCGGGAAAACTGATCCTGCACGTAGGTCCGGTTCATCCCCCAGGTCCGATCCAAGAGGTGTATGCTGCTTATAAGAGCTGGGTTCTGACAATCAACCCAGATGCTTTCCCAGCCGTTCCCGTGGAGGAAAAACCCCATGAGCCAGACAACGATTCAAATTGA
- a CDS encoding MBL fold metallo-hydrolase yields MSQTTIQIENKKLKIGPYEVCPIPTGLFGLDGGAMFGTVPKVLWERSNPPDEKNRISMEARGLLLKSPGCNILIDTGNGGDFVAKYGEKMGSKFADLFNIHSDGPSLLKSLDFHGLKPEDVHHVILTHLHFDHAGGATTEKNGKLVPTFPNAKYWVQKGNLETASHPNVREKASYYAANFQPLLDAGVLNIMDGAKDNFLPGISAIISNGHTQAQQVVKVTDGATTLLYCGDMVPTSTHVKLPWVMGYDLHPLTLIEEKQKYLGEAADQSWYLFFEHDPYCDAAQIERQGNDFAVKTRFWL; encoded by the coding sequence ATGAGCCAGACAACGATTCAAATTGAAAACAAGAAGCTGAAAATCGGGCCCTATGAAGTGTGCCCGATCCCCACAGGCCTTTTCGGCCTGGATGGTGGTGCGATGTTCGGCACAGTTCCCAAAGTCCTTTGGGAAAGAAGCAATCCCCCGGATGAAAAGAACCGCATTTCCATGGAAGCCCGCGGTTTGCTGCTGAAGTCCCCCGGTTGCAACATCCTGATCGACACCGGCAATGGTGGCGACTTTGTCGCCAAGTACGGCGAAAAAATGGGCAGCAAATTTGCGGACCTGTTCAATATTCATTCTGACGGACCTTCTTTGTTGAAGTCCTTGGATTTCCACGGCCTGAAGCCGGAAGACGTTCACCACGTCATTCTGACTCACCTGCATTTTGATCATGCGGGCGGCGCCACCACCGAGAAAAATGGCAAGCTTGTGCCGACATTCCCGAATGCAAAATACTGGGTGCAAAAAGGCAACCTTGAAACCGCCAGTCATCCCAACGTGCGCGAAAAAGCCAGCTACTATGCTGCGAATTTTCAGCCGTTGCTTGATGCGGGTGTTCTGAACATCATGGACGGCGCCAAAGACAACTTCCTGCCGGGTATTTCCGCGATCATCAGCAACGGCCACACCCAGGCGCAGCAGGTGGTGAAAGTCACCGACGGCGCAACGACCTTGCTTTACTGTGGCGACATGGTTCCCACCAGCACTCACGTGAAACTGCCGTGGGTGATGGGTTACGACCTGCACCCCCTGACACTGATCGAAGAAAAACAAAAGTATCTAGGTGAAGCGGCCGACCAATCATGGTATCTTTTCTTTGAGCACGATCCTTACTGCGATGCTGCTCAGATCGAAAGACAAGGAAACGACTTTGCCGTTAAAACGAGATTTTGGCTTTAA
- a CDS encoding YihY/virulence factor BrkB family protein, protein MPLKRDFGFKRLWSVLKDTVQQMRDGELQLVAASLSFSTALALVPFIAVVLATFQSIGGLEAFYPKVEALLLSNMKEAAGSGFTKMMKVVLKNVNAGKLGTAGAVFLFITSIRLIHDMEVGIHRVWNQRNTRPFYKRLIYHWGLVLAIPVFLAIYVGFTSLEQFQFVHRVIPATVSNSLVLVGTLFLVYKMVPDVRVRAKAAFISSLLASVTLFGVHKGYVLLAKKFFAYNKLYGSFAALPLLLLWILTLWYVILGGVALCASLQKRHVA, encoded by the coding sequence TTGCCGTTAAAACGAGATTTTGGCTTTAAAAGACTGTGGAGCGTACTGAAGGACACCGTCCAGCAGATGCGCGATGGCGAGCTGCAACTGGTGGCCGCCTCCCTGTCTTTTTCAACCGCTCTGGCCCTGGTCCCTTTCATCGCCGTTGTTCTGGCGACCTTTCAGTCCATCGGGGGCCTTGAGGCCTTTTACCCTAAAGTCGAAGCTTTGTTGCTTTCCAATATGAAGGAAGCTGCCGGCAGCGGTTTCACGAAAATGATGAAAGTCGTTTTAAAGAATGTGAACGCCGGCAAACTTGGAACTGCGGGTGCCGTGTTCCTGTTCATCACATCCATCCGTCTGATCCATGACATGGAAGTCGGCATTCACCGCGTGTGGAACCAGCGTAACACCAGACCCTTTTACAAGCGCCTGATCTATCATTGGGGCCTTGTCCTGGCGATCCCCGTGTTCCTTGCGATCTATGTGGGCTTTACTTCCTTGGAGCAGTTTCAGTTCGTTCACCGCGTGATTCCAGCAACAGTTTCAAACTCTCTGGTGCTGGTTGGGACTCTGTTCCTGGTTTACAAAATGGTGCCGGATGTGCGCGTACGCGCCAAGGCGGCGTTCATCAGCTCATTGTTAGCCTCTGTGACCCTGTTCGGAGTTCACAAAGGCTACGTGCTTCTGGCTAAAAAGTTCTTTGCTTACAACAAGCTTTACGGCTCATTCGCGGCCCTGCCCCTGTTACTGCTATGGATTCTGACCTTGTGGTACGTGATTCTGGGCGGCGTCGCTTTGTGCGCCAGCCTGCAAAAGCGTCACGTGGCCTAA
- a CDS encoding flavodoxin domain-containing protein: protein MARILIVYESKYGQTEKISRFIADKMKARGHSVDLLEAHAKSTDLSHYRTIIVGGPVYANGYPRALSKWVRNHSGDLNIKPTAFFSVCLGVMQKDQTVQRSEARIVQGFFRKTNWLPKKWAIFAGALNYSRYGWFTKRIMHTIAKRSGADTDWNRDYEYTDWKEVSQFADDVLAIQNEEPMNMNLVF from the coding sequence ATGGCGCGCATACTCATCGTCTACGAATCAAAATACGGTCAAACAGAAAAAATCTCTCGCTTCATTGCCGATAAAATGAAAGCTCGCGGACACAGTGTGGACCTTCTGGAGGCTCACGCCAAGAGCACAGACCTGTCTCACTATCGAACTATCATTGTCGGAGGCCCCGTCTATGCCAATGGCTATCCTCGGGCTTTAAGCAAATGGGTAAGAAATCATTCCGGTGATTTAAATATCAAACCGACTGCGTTCTTTTCGGTTTGTTTGGGGGTTATGCAGAAGGATCAAACCGTCCAAAGAAGTGAAGCCAGAATCGTGCAAGGCTTCTTCCGCAAAACAAATTGGCTGCCAAAGAAGTGGGCGATCTTTGCCGGAGCGCTGAATTATTCGCGCTACGGATGGTTCACAAAAAGAATCATGCACACCATCGCGAAACGATCTGGCGCTGACACGGATTGGAACCGGGACTACGAATACACAGATTGGAAAGAGGTTTCCCAATTTGCCGACGATGTTCTCGCAATACAAAACGAAGAACCCATGAATATGAATCTCGTATTTTAA
- the pepT gene encoding peptidase T, translated as MKQIEKQLVDRFFRYLAVSSQSDDNALVLPSTPGQQKLAELLAQELKDLGLQNIVVDQKATVTAVKPGTKKGGPRIGFITHIDTVDVGLSPHIHPQILKFTGEDVCLNKKENIYLKVSEHPEILPYQGQDIIFSDGTSVLGADNKAAVSVVMTLLANLRKDQQYGDIVVAFVPDEEIGLLGAKAMDLSRFDVDFAYTIDCCELGEVVYENFNAATADMTFTGVTAHPMSAKGVLVNPILMAQDFMGLFDRAETPENTAGREGYIWFNGMMATQQEAKLTASIRDFDLNSFARRKEQMQKATESIQAKYPTARVQLKITDTYSNISSAIGEDRRAIDLIFAGLKEIGVEPKVIPMRGGTDGAALSAKGILTPNFFTGALNFHSKYEFLPIPSFVKSYELAEKICLLAAR; from the coding sequence ATGAAACAAATTGAAAAACAACTGGTCGATCGTTTCTTTCGTTATCTGGCAGTCAGCTCACAAAGTGATGACAATGCCCTGGTTTTGCCCAGCACTCCGGGGCAGCAAAAGCTTGCGGAACTTCTTGCGCAGGAACTGAAAGACCTTGGTTTGCAGAATATTGTGGTTGATCAAAAAGCCACAGTCACAGCCGTGAAGCCGGGAACCAAAAAGGGCGGCCCGCGCATCGGTTTCATAACTCATATTGACACCGTGGATGTTGGACTGAGCCCGCATATTCATCCGCAGATTCTGAAATTCACCGGCGAAGATGTTTGTCTGAATAAAAAAGAGAACATCTATCTTAAAGTTTCTGAACACCCCGAGATTCTTCCGTACCAGGGGCAGGACATTATCTTCAGCGATGGCACCAGTGTTCTGGGGGCTGACAACAAAGCCGCCGTCAGTGTGGTGATGACCTTGCTGGCGAACCTGCGTAAGGACCAGCAGTATGGCGACATCGTGGTGGCCTTTGTGCCCGATGAAGAAATTGGCCTGCTGGGGGCTAAAGCAATGGATCTGTCCCGGTTTGATGTGGACTTTGCCTACACCATTGATTGCTGTGAATTGGGTGAGGTGGTTTATGAAAACTTCAACGCCGCGACGGCTGACATGACTTTCACCGGAGTGACCGCTCATCCGATGTCGGCCAAAGGTGTTCTGGTAAATCCGATTCTGATGGCTCAGGATTTTATGGGACTTTTTGATCGAGCTGAAACGCCGGAAAACACCGCCGGTCGTGAGGGGTATATCTGGTTTAACGGGATGATGGCGACTCAACAGGAAGCCAAACTGACGGCATCCATTCGGGACTTCGATCTGAACTCGTTTGCGAGACGAAAAGAGCAGATGCAAAAGGCCACGGAATCGATTCAAGCCAAGTACCCGACAGCCCGGGTGCAACTGAAGATCACCGACACCTACAGCAATATCAGTTCAGCGATCGGCGAGGACCGCCGTGCGATTGATCTGATTTTTGCGGGACTAAAGGAAATCGGCGTAGAACCCAAAGTCATCCCCATGCGTGGCGGGACGGATGGGGCGGCACTTTCCGCGAAGGGAATTTTGACTCCGAATTTCTTCACCGGCGCTTTGAATTTTCACTCCAAATACGAGTTCCTGCCAATTCCTTCCTTTGTGAAGTCCTATGAACTGGCGGAAAAAATCTGTCTGTTGGCGGCTCGCTGA
- a CDS encoding fascin domain-containing protein, whose protein sequence is MKTKLILSVFLFVGMAATSAQACNAPISCVIKTYLGNYVTAVGGGGRITDVIHTDATKVGSWERFTLVDSCDGSSVINYGIKTSKGYYLTAVGGGGRITDVIHSDATQLQAWEKFKLISLGYGAYAIQTISGHYVTAVGGGGRITDTIHTDATQIRNWEKFRFICQ, encoded by the coding sequence ATGAAAACAAAACTTATTCTTTCCGTGTTTTTGTTTGTGGGTATGGCGGCGACTTCAGCACAGGCCTGCAACGCCCCGATTTCATGTGTGATCAAAACTTATCTCGGTAACTATGTCACTGCCGTCGGTGGTGGTGGGCGCATTACCGACGTCATTCACACCGATGCGACCAAGGTGGGCTCGTGGGAGCGCTTTACCCTGGTGGATTCGTGCGATGGCAGCTCTGTTATCAACTATGGAATCAAAACGTCCAAAGGCTATTACCTGACAGCGGTTGGAGGAGGCGGTCGCATCACTGATGTAATCCATTCCGACGCCACACAATTGCAGGCTTGGGAAAAGTTCAAGCTGATCTCATTGGGGTATGGAGCCTATGCGATTCAAACCATCTCGGGTCACTATGTGACAGCCGTGGGTGGTGGCGGACGAATCACCGACACAATACACACCGATGCCACCCAAATTAGAAACTGGGAAAAATTCCGCTTTATCTGCCAATAA
- a CDS encoding LysR family transcriptional regulator — MDRLTAIQVFLEVAKTGSFTKAADNLNMSRPMVTRYVGILEDWVGTSLLQRTTRNVSLTSSGEMYLEKCRQIQDIAFDIEVNSKSALDEPKGVIRVASSVSFAMSQYRELIAPFMERYPQISIDFVVTDRQVNLIESKVDFAIRITNSLDPGIVSKQLGVCHSCLVATPKYLKAKGTPRKVEDLRKHRLMAHDHFKNSKLSLRKGDRQEELSFTSAFSSNETLLLLEAATQDLGITMMPRYLVQDHLKSKRLVEVLSDWSLPEFGLHIVFTNRKFIAPQVRLFIDYLSAEIKKQNW, encoded by the coding sequence ATGGATAGATTAACGGCAATACAGGTGTTTTTAGAGGTCGCCAAGACGGGCAGCTTTACCAAGGCGGCCGACAATCTGAATATGTCCCGGCCCATGGTCACGCGCTATGTGGGGATTTTGGAAGACTGGGTCGGCACCAGTTTGTTGCAAAGAACCACAAGGAACGTCTCATTAACTTCCAGTGGTGAAATGTACTTGGAAAAATGCCGGCAGATTCAGGACATCGCTTTTGATATCGAAGTGAACTCAAAATCTGCGTTGGATGAACCCAAAGGTGTGATTCGTGTCGCATCCAGTGTTTCCTTCGCTATGTCACAGTACCGCGAACTGATTGCCCCGTTCATGGAGCGTTATCCTCAAATCTCGATTGATTTTGTCGTCACCGACCGTCAGGTCAATCTGATTGAATCGAAAGTGGACTTCGCCATCCGCATCACCAACAGCCTGGATCCGGGAATTGTCTCAAAGCAATTGGGAGTCTGTCACAGCTGTCTGGTGGCCACACCCAAGTATTTGAAAGCCAAAGGCACCCCCCGCAAAGTGGAAGACCTGCGCAAGCACCGTCTGATGGCCCACGATCACTTTAAAAATTCAAAGCTTTCCTTAAGAAAAGGTGACCGCCAAGAAGAGCTTTCGTTCACCAGCGCCTTCAGTTCCAACGAAACACTTTTGTTGCTGGAGGCCGCCACGCAGGATCTGGGTATTACAATGATGCCCAGGTATCTGGTGCAGGATCATCTTAAGTCCAAGAGACTGGTCGAAGTTCTGTCTGATTGGAGTTTGCCGGAATTCGGCCTGCATATCGTTTTCACCAACCGAAAGTTCATTGCTCCGCAAGTGAGACTGTTCATTGACTATCTGTCGGCAGAGATAAAAAAGCAAAATTGGTAA
- a CDS encoding SDR family oxidoreductase, producing MILVTGATGQLGQLVIQSLLKKVPASEIAAAVRNVQKAQNLKDLGIQVREADYNNPEAWTAALKGIQKVLLISGSEVGSRIQQHKAVIDAAKKAGTVELLVYTSLLRADTSPLVLGQEHKETEKMIQASGLRYSLLRNGWYTENYVGSAKSAVEHGAVLGAAQDGRIASASREDYAEAAAQVLTLQNPKAVYELAGDTSYSLKELAAEISKQSGKEVKYNNLSEADYKAFLIQVGLPEGFAGILAQSDSAAAQGGLYDESHELSQLIGRKTTPLAVTLAAALK from the coding sequence ATGATTCTCGTTACAGGTGCTACTGGCCAACTGGGCCAACTGGTGATTCAATCTTTGCTTAAAAAAGTTCCCGCCTCTGAAATTGCGGCCGCCGTTCGCAATGTGCAGAAAGCGCAAAACCTGAAAGACCTGGGCATTCAGGTTCGTGAAGCCGACTACAACAATCCCGAAGCCTGGACTGCAGCATTGAAGGGCATTCAAAAGGTTCTGCTGATCTCTGGCAGCGAAGTGGGTTCCCGCATCCAGCAGCACAAGGCCGTGATTGACGCCGCGAAAAAAGCCGGCACCGTCGAGCTTCTGGTTTACACCAGCTTGCTACGTGCTGACACGTCCCCACTGGTGCTGGGCCAGGAACACAAGGAAACCGAAAAAATGATTCAGGCCAGTGGCCTGCGCTATTCCCTGCTGCGAAACGGCTGGTACACAGAAAACTATGTCGGCTCGGCGAAGTCCGCGGTCGAGCATGGAGCCGTTCTGGGCGCCGCTCAGGATGGTCGCATTGCTTCGGCTTCGCGTGAAGATTACGCCGAAGCCGCGGCCCAAGTGCTGACCTTGCAAAATCCAAAAGCTGTCTATGAGCTGGCTGGTGACACCAGCTATTCCCTGAAGGAACTGGCGGCGGAGATTTCCAAACAGTCCGGCAAGGAAGTAAAATACAACAACCTTTCCGAGGCCGACTATAAAGCTTTCTTGATTCAAGTGGGTTTGCCTGAGGGATTCGCCGGGATTCTGGCACAGTCCGACTCTGCGGCAGCGCAAGGGGGCCTGTACGATGAAAGTCATGAACTCAGTCAGCTGATTGGCAGAAAGACCACACCGCTGGCAGTCACACTGGCCGCCGCGTTGAAATAA